The following proteins come from a genomic window of Oncorhynchus clarkii lewisi isolate Uvic-CL-2024 chromosome 23, UVic_Ocla_1.0, whole genome shotgun sequence:
- the LOC139381925 gene encoding protein ZNF365-like, which translates to MTSSCKYSFQVVGEMQAKVCARRTSLITENGQACGASADSQLPFRCPRCGERERFNSLASLRDHLEYSHSYYHTMHELSLPTRRGHSHPERVLHVRSLSDTREVTSCIERCRTHSVGTQAAEEIQTEEEARKDDLKFHKSSPGTGHIPFPFDNPPDPGSKPEAVSPEWSVCAGEVSVRRRLAKVLLAADSTMQRRLHRVSTELAQTDTELLCERAHSQHLAQERQEVQERERALSHQVDMAVMVIATLKEQLNESEYELERREQEVITIQNFLEAAAQHEICGKVRIQRFIENLLKRIALAERLLEYYQSSPSPPTYTDYMHQTAENGPHRITKSRSAGYQLSQSCPQEGRTHPSQLGRAFPKGPNERVGNSGYFRPDRRDEAWTQRRRSAGFED; encoded by the exons atgacatcatcaTGCAAATACAG CTTCCAGGTTGTAGGTGAAATGCAGGCGAAGGTATGCGCCAGGAGGACCTCTCTCATCACTGAGAATGGGCAGGCTTGTGGGGCATCTGCGGACTCCCAGCTCCCATTTAGGTGCCCTCGGTGTGGAGAGCGTGAGAGGTTCAATAGCCTGGCCTCCTTGAGAGACCACCTGGAATACAGCCACAGCTACTATCACACCATGCACGAGCTGAGCCTCCCGACCCGCAGGGGGCACTCTCACCCAGAGAGAGTCCTGCATGTGCGCTCCCTGAGTGACACACGAGAGGTCACTAGCTGCATAGAGAGGTGTCGTACCCATAGTGTGGGGACGCAGGCAGCGGAGGAGATACAAACTGAAGAAGAGGCCCGTAAAGATGATTTAAAATTCCACAAGTCCAGCCCTGGGACAGGTCATATCCCATTTCCATTTGACAACCCTCCAGACCCAGGCAGCAAGCCTGAGGCGGTGTCCCCAGAGTGGAGTGTCTGTGCTGGGGAGGTGTCGGTCAGGCGCAGGCTTGCCAAGGTCCTGCTGGCAGCGGACAGCACCATGCAGAGGAGGCTGCACAGGGTCAGCACAGAGCTGGCCCAGACGGACACAGAGCTGCTGTGTGAGCGTGCCCACTCCCAGCACCTGGCCCAGGAGAGGCAGGAGGTTCAGGAGCGGGAGAGGGCGCTGAGCCACCAGGTGGACATGGCCGTGATGGTGATCGCCACACTAAAGGAGCAGCTGAACGAGTCAGAGTACgagctggagaggagagaaca agaaGTCATCACCATTCAGAATTTTCTGGAGGCTGCAGCCCAGCATGAGATATGTGGTAAAGTTCGGATCCAACGTTTCATTGAGAACCTGCTCAAACGCATCGCCCTGGCTGAGAGGCTACTGGAGTACTATCAGAGCTCACCCAGTCCACCAACCTACACCGATTACATG CACCAGACAGCTGAAAATGGACCTCATAGAATAACCAAAAGCAG GTCAGCAGGTTATCAGCTGTCACAGTCCTGTCCCCAGGAGGGTAGAACGCACCCCTCCCAGTTAGGACGGGCGTTCCCCAAAGGCCCTAATGAGAGAGTGGGTAACTCTGGCTACTTCAGACCTGACCGCAGGGATGAAGCCTGGACCCAGCGCCGCAGATCAGCTGGATTTGAGGACTAG